A region of Acipenser ruthenus chromosome 51, fAciRut3.2 maternal haplotype, whole genome shotgun sequence DNA encodes the following proteins:
- the LOC131722804 gene encoding endosialin-like, with product MEPVFSALPFSAIVSLFLLLSPLCLCQELQEKDALCSPEGCYALYSQRKTFLDSWRSCRDRGGNLVTVKRPEEAALIEELFNMQPHRGTKLRIWIGLQRQPRQCSATRPLRGFTWITGDQDTQYTNWLQEDSVSTCAASRCVVMTYSTAPHEQSQNFKWLDGSCTLPVDGYMCRYNYKGMCSSIEAEGGGPVLYTTPFHLASTLLDHIPFGSVATVPCPDGTKEDQSVLCMQKEDGSISWSKDGPFCTEPAKSECDKDNGGCQHYCVVDGTFYYCECLEGYVLEDDDQTCSPADFCREDPCEFECVSTKDGYLCACPEGYILATNGRDCVDVDECLQSPCEQLCINAPGTFECRCQEGYLLEGGSQCQDIDECQENPCEHACENTPGSYTCHCHLGYSPSPEDHSQCLDTDECQIPGTCEQMCVNYIGGFECHCEEGYLLNPDGFTCDAEEADWPSTSPATDLLTTAPNLLEWLTDDPSYQWITDTPPAFYAPDWGSSSELVSEPTQDLWVAQPTPDLTDTAPPTPDWSGVAEPTSNWLTETPQVQDWAPASTTMNFWSGLISTTPTAASEESIRHAGTIQASPGDIGPERASGAESRTGEKLEERETEGYPKPGSVQTDLVPVDPVPTSTEVAQKVRDGGVVEGSIPDSEEDKETRPLEEGGGVRATQDRHQPSSSPAAPLSLSTEGSMISGTRRKQDNNWLLVALLVPLSIFVVVMLALGIVYCTRCALQPQRKSVADCYRWITNSSEPSTSCKSQV from the coding sequence ATGGAGCCTGTGTTTTCAGCTTTGCCCTTCTCAGCCATAGTGTCCTTGTTCCTGTTGTTATCTCCCTTATGCCTCTGCCAAGAGCTGCAAGAGAAGGATGCTCTGTGCAGCCCTGAAGGATGCTATGCACTTTACTCCCAGCGCAAAACCTTCCTGGATTCCTGGAGGAGTTGCAGAGATCGGGGAGGCAATCTGGTCACAGTTAAACGTCCGGAAGAAGCTGCTTTGATTGAAGAACTGTTCAACATGCAGCCCCACAGAGGGACGAAGCTGAGAATCTGGATTGGGCTTCAGCGCCAGCCTAGGCAGTGTTCTGCAACCAGACCCCTGCGTGGTTTCACCTGGATCACAGGGGACCAGGACACCCAGTATACAAACTGGTTGCAGGAGGATTCAGTCAGTACCTGTGCTGCGTCGAGGTGTGTGGTGATGACCTACAGCACTGCCCCGCATGAACAAAGCCAGAACTTCAAATGGCTTGACGGTTCCTGCACCTTGCCTGTGGATGGATACATGTGCAGGTATAACTACAAAGGCATGTGCTCCAGCATCGAGGCAGAGGGAGGGGGGCCAGTTTTGTACACCACCCCCTTCCATTTGGCCAGCACCCTTCTGGATCATATCCCCTTTGGGTCGGTGGCAACTGTGCCCTGTCCAGATGGCACAAAGGAGGACCAGTCGGTGCTCTGCATGCAGAAAGAGGATGGCAGCATCAGCTGGTCAAAGGATGGCCCCTTTTGCACTGAACCTGCTAAAAGTGAGTGTGATAAGGACAATGGGGGCTGCCAGCACTACTGTGTTGTCGACGGCACCTTTTACTACTGTGAGTGCTTGGAAGGCTACGTTCTGGAGGATGATGATCAAACCTGCAGCCCTGCTGATTTCTGCCGGGAGGATCCGTGTGAGTTTGAGTGTGTGAGCACTAAGGATGGCTACCTCTGTGCTTGCCCTGAAGGGTACATTCTAGCCACCAATGGCCGAGACTGTGTTGACGTGGACGAATGCCTCCAGAGCCCGTGCGAGCAGCTCTGCATCAACGCGCCGGGGACTTTTGAGTGCCGCTGCCAGGAAGGGTACCTGCTTGAGGGAGGCAGCCAGTGCCAGGATATTGATGAGTGCCAGGAAAATCCTTGTGAGCATGCTTGTGAGAACACTCCAGGATCGTACACCTGTCATTGCCACCTTGGATATTCACCCTCTCCTGAAGACCACAGCCAGTGCCTGGACACAGATGAATGCCAAATCCCAGGCACATGTGAGCAAATGTGTGTTAACTACATTGGGGGTTTTGAGTGCCACTGCGAGGAGGGTTACCTGCTGAACCCTGACGGCTTTACTTGTGATGCAGAGGAAGCTGACTGGCCATCCACCTCTCCTGCCACTGATTTACTGACCACTGCACCCAATCTCCTCGAATGGCTGACCGATGATCCCAGTTACCAGTGGATAACTGATACCCCGCCTGCTTTTTACGCCCCGGATTGGGGGAGCTCCTCTGAACTTGTCTCTGAACCAACTCAAGATTTGTGGGTTGCTCAACCTACTCCTGATTTAACAGACACTGCCCCACCAACCCCTGATTGGTCAGGGGTGGCAGAACCTACTTCTAACTGGCTGACGGAGACACCACAAGTCCAGGATTGGGCCCCTGCTTCTACCACAATGAATTTCTGGAGCGGGCTGATCAGCACAACCCCTACAGCTGCCTCTGAAGAGAGCATCAGACACGCAGGCACTATACAGGCCAGTCCAGGTGATATTGGACCGGAAAGAGCTTCCGGGGCAGAATCTAGAACTGGGGAAAAACTGGAGGAAAGGGAAACAGAAGGATATCCCAAGCCAGGTTCTGTCCAAACTGACTTGGTCCCAGTGGATCCAGTCCCTACATCCACGGAGGTTGCTCAAAAAGTTCGCGATGGGGGTGTGGTGGAAGGATCAATTCCAGACAGCGAGGAGGACAAGGAGACCAGACCATTAGAGGAGGGTGGAGGGGTCCGTGCCACTCAGGACCGGCACCAGCCCTCTTCCTCCCCTGCTGCCCCCCTGTCCCTCAGCACCGAGGGGAGCATGATAAGTGGGACCCGGAGAAAGCAGGACAATAACTGGCTCTTGGTCGCGCTCTTGGTGCCACTGTCTATCTTCGTGGTGGTGATGTTGGCACTGGGCATAGTGTACTGTACCCGCTGTGCCCTTCAGCCTCAGAGAAAAAGTGTGGCAGACTGTTACCGATGGATCACCAATTCCTCTGAGCCCTCCACATCCTGTAAATCCCAGGTTTAG